From one Candidatus Nitrospira nitrosa genomic stretch:
- a CDS encoding class II fumarate hydratase, whose product MKQGQSSVPTRIERDTMGELAVPTEAYFGVQTARAIENFPISSLRMPRSVIRAMGMLKRAAAAVNHSLGLLDKKPAAAIKRAATEVVDGRLDAEFPVDIFQTGSGTSTNMNTNEVISNRATELLGGARGSKLVHPNDHVNLGQSSNDVIPTAIHIAASEMMQHQLLPALTRLHKALRNKAKEFDKIVKIGRTHLQDATPVRLGQEFGGYARQIELGIQRVKQAQAALSEVALGGTAVGTGLNCHPKFSSKVMSIISRETGCSFKEAKNHFEAQSAQDSLVEASGQLRIIAVSLMKIANDIRWLGSGPRCGLGEINLPETQPGSSIMPGKVNPVIAESVTMVCAQVIGNDVTVTVGGQAANFELIVMMPVMAYNLLQSIELLATASDNFAVKCIEGIKANEERCKSLIEESLAMCTALAPEIGYEAAAKLAKDAYKSGKTVRQAAKEQKVLAEKRLVELLDPWRMTEPGGPVGSAGG is encoded by the coding sequence ATGAAACAGGGGCAATCATCCGTACCGACCAGAATTGAGCGAGATACCATGGGGGAACTCGCCGTGCCGACTGAGGCCTACTTTGGAGTGCAGACGGCCAGGGCGATTGAAAACTTTCCGATCAGTTCACTCCGGATGCCGCGATCCGTCATCCGAGCGATGGGAATGCTCAAACGAGCGGCTGCGGCGGTGAACCACTCCTTGGGGTTGTTGGACAAAAAGCCGGCTGCGGCGATTAAACGGGCGGCGACCGAAGTTGTGGATGGCCGGCTGGATGCCGAGTTTCCTGTCGATATTTTTCAGACCGGCTCCGGTACGTCTACCAACATGAACACCAACGAGGTGATCTCCAACCGTGCCACGGAATTGCTCGGTGGTGCGCGCGGCAGCAAGCTGGTGCATCCGAATGACCATGTCAACCTCGGCCAATCGAGCAATGACGTGATTCCTACGGCCATTCACATTGCCGCGTCGGAGATGATGCAGCACCAGCTTCTTCCTGCATTGACTCGACTACACAAGGCGTTAAGGAACAAAGCGAAGGAGTTCGACAAGATCGTCAAGATCGGACGAACGCACCTCCAAGATGCCACGCCGGTTCGCCTGGGACAAGAATTCGGTGGCTATGCTCGTCAGATCGAGCTGGGTATTCAGCGAGTCAAGCAAGCCCAGGCCGCCTTGAGTGAGGTGGCGCTGGGAGGAACTGCCGTGGGTACGGGGCTGAACTGCCATCCCAAGTTTTCCTCGAAGGTGATGTCGATTATTTCGAGAGAGACGGGCTGTTCGTTCAAGGAAGCCAAGAATCATTTTGAAGCTCAGTCGGCTCAAGACTCGTTGGTCGAGGCGAGTGGGCAGCTACGGATTATTGCTGTGAGTCTGATGAAGATCGCCAACGACATTCGCTGGCTTGGTTCCGGTCCTCGTTGCGGACTTGGTGAAATCAATCTACCGGAGACGCAACCGGGCTCTTCCATCATGCCGGGGAAGGTCAATCCCGTCATTGCCGAGTCTGTGACCATGGTCTGCGCCCAGGTGATCGGCAATGATGTCACGGTGACGGTCGGCGGGCAGGCGGCAAATTTTGAACTGATCGTGATGATGCCGGTGATGGCCTATAACCTGCTCCAGTCTATCGAACTGCTCGCCACAGCGTCGGACAACTTTGCTGTAAAATGTATCGAAGGCATCAAAGCCAACGAAGAACGCTGTAAGAGTCTCATTGAGGAAAGTCTGGCCATGTGCACGGCCTTGGCGCCGGAGATCGGGTACGAAGCGGCGGCCAAACTGGCGAAGGACGCATATAAGTCCGGGAAGACCGTGCGGCAGGCGGCGAAAGAACAGAAGGTCCTCGCCGAGAAGCGTCTAGTGGAACTGCTCGATCCCTGGCGTATGACTGAACCAGGTGGGCCGGTAGGCAGTGCGGGAGGGTAA
- a CDS encoding TolC family protein — protein sequence MRGRSPSRVSGRGVESLSRQPWGLIIPSRALLGVVVLAWLCSASVVVCAQEVAALPMPSENPPVLKMSLAEAVDLAIGKSPNVRVYREKIEAARAVTRTQLGALLPNVAAFGKYNHQTFFLGTIGGRPVRTDPFDIIDGRASFTQSLFSLSLIERWRASRSALQVAELDSATTENDTVAKVALSYFEVLRNQETVDARTANVALYEDLVAFVKNRQVGGMATGLDAARLESQLENERQRLELAKGEVERAKFMLLNAIGIGYDLALQLTDSLKAYEGALPTLHSALEVAGTERPELKAQVQRIRTAELGIRSIKGERLPSLSAEGNYGLIGNRFENNAGTYNVGVQLSIPIFDGGQREGRIGQSVSEYNQEAYKLDLVKNQIGMEVRDALVTLKASLEQQRIAKDGLKASMTEVSLARERIRTLSSNTLELSNALFSLVRAKDNMIDALFRVHASRVNLARGQGRIEDLRH from the coding sequence ATGAGAGGCAGATCGCCATCTCGGGTGAGTGGCCGAGGGGTGGAGTCGTTGAGTCGACAACCATGGGGGCTTATCATTCCTAGTCGAGCTCTTCTCGGTGTTGTCGTCCTGGCTTGGCTATGCTCGGCCAGTGTGGTTGTATGCGCGCAAGAGGTTGCAGCACTTCCGATGCCGTCGGAGAACCCGCCTGTTTTGAAGATGTCCTTGGCGGAGGCCGTTGATTTGGCCATCGGCAAGAGTCCGAACGTTCGTGTATATCGAGAGAAAATTGAGGCCGCACGTGCGGTAACCCGGACACAGTTGGGTGCGCTTCTTCCGAACGTTGCCGCCTTTGGTAAGTACAACCACCAAACATTTTTCCTCGGGACCATCGGCGGAAGACCGGTGAGGACCGATCCGTTCGATATCATCGACGGCCGCGCCTCCTTTACTCAGTCCCTGTTCAGTCTGAGTTTGATCGAACGGTGGCGTGCCTCGCGGTCCGCCTTACAGGTCGCCGAACTGGATTCGGCCACTACGGAGAACGACACTGTGGCCAAGGTGGCCCTGTCCTACTTCGAGGTGCTGCGCAACCAGGAAACGGTCGACGCGCGAACGGCCAATGTGGCTCTCTATGAAGATCTCGTGGCATTCGTGAAAAACCGGCAAGTGGGGGGGATGGCCACTGGCCTCGATGCGGCGCGGTTGGAATCACAACTCGAGAATGAACGGCAGCGCCTTGAATTGGCCAAGGGCGAAGTCGAACGGGCCAAGTTCATGCTCCTGAACGCCATCGGGATCGGATACGATCTAGCGCTTCAACTCACGGATTCACTGAAGGCCTATGAAGGAGCGCTTCCCACACTACACAGTGCATTGGAGGTTGCCGGAACCGAGCGGCCGGAGCTCAAAGCTCAGGTGCAACGGATCAGGACAGCGGAATTGGGTATACGTTCGATCAAAGGGGAGCGCCTTCCCTCGCTGTCTGCGGAAGGGAATTACGGATTGATCGGAAACCGATTCGAGAATAATGCCGGGACCTACAACGTCGGCGTTCAGCTATCGATTCCGATTTTTGATGGAGGTCAACGGGAAGGCCGCATCGGGCAGAGTGTGAGCGAATATAATCAAGAGGCGTACAAACTGGATCTGGTGAAGAATCAGATCGGCATGGAAGTGCGGGACGCGCTGGTGACTCTGAAGGCCTCACTCGAACAGCAGCGGATCGCGAAAGATGGTCTTAAAGCTTCCATGACTGAAGTGAGTCTGGCTCGCGAGCGTATCCGAACCTTGAGCTCGAACACATTGGAATTGTCGAATGCCTTGTTCTCCCTCGTGCGGGCGAAAGACAACATGATCGATGCTCTCTTTCGCGTGCACGCCTCGCGGGTGAATCTGGCCAGAGGGCAGGGGCGTATTGAAGATCTACGCCATTAA
- a CDS encoding efflux RND transporter periplasmic adaptor subunit gives MKPYTEVSIGSPVEGIIQTVHVERGDWVTKGQAVVTLEASVERATVELAKAKAEAEATLKSIQAKMAFSARKLERATDLYKSNSIAKHEFDEAQTEKVLVETAYLEATEKKRIDELEWHRATAALNLRTISSPLTGVVVDRLLSPGELAGKMPILKLAQINPLRIEVFAPLSLLGKITLGMKADVHPEGGGSTTYQAHVTVVNRVVDSASGTFGVRLEMPNPNNALPAGLACTVKFQTAK, from the coding sequence ATGAAACCCTATACGGAAGTGTCCATTGGATCGCCGGTCGAAGGCATCATCCAGACGGTGCATGTCGAACGGGGCGATTGGGTGACCAAAGGGCAGGCCGTGGTTACACTAGAGGCCAGTGTGGAAAGAGCCACGGTCGAGCTGGCTAAGGCAAAGGCCGAGGCCGAGGCCACGCTCAAGAGCATCCAGGCGAAAATGGCCTTCAGTGCCAGGAAGCTTGAACGGGCGACGGACTTGTACAAATCTAACTCGATCGCCAAGCATGAATTCGATGAGGCCCAGACGGAAAAGGTACTCGTAGAAACGGCGTATCTGGAGGCCACCGAAAAGAAACGGATCGACGAACTAGAGTGGCATCGGGCCACGGCGGCGCTCAATCTCCGCACCATCTCGAGCCCGCTGACGGGTGTCGTCGTCGACCGGCTATTGTCTCCCGGTGAGTTGGCTGGCAAGATGCCAATTTTGAAGTTGGCGCAGATCAATCCGCTGCGCATCGAAGTCTTCGCGCCATTGAGCCTGCTGGGAAAAATCACACTCGGCATGAAGGCGGATGTGCATCCGGAAGGCGGCGGCTCAACCACCTATCAGGCACATGTGACGGTGGTCAACCGGGTAGTTGATAGCGCGAGCGGCACGTTCGGGGTCCGCCTGGAAATGCCGAATCCCAATAACGCTTTGCCGGCGGGGCTAGCCTGCACGGTGAAGTTTCAGACGGCGAAATAG
- a CDS encoding preprotein translocase subunit SecA produces the protein MFDPARERRALHSAYPERSVSQEGWFDRQGARLFSSLRRRHRVRLCRNTTIVEQVAAQGHELSRLSDEQLTERAMQVRQSLRRDGLSEERVCRSFALIREVAQRTLGQRHYDVQILGGWVLLNGCIAEMATGEGKTLTATLAAATIAMAGVPVHVITVNDYLTGRDAREMAPLYERLGLSVGAVIHELDPVARRSAYGCDVTYCCNKELAFDYLRDRLVVGRQPNRIQLQLERLYGDEARVRQLVLRGLCFGIVDEADSVLVDEARVPLIISGAGGEVPEKIIYQMALDFARGLVRGQDFSLDGRERTIRLTSSGRTTLTNRVVGFTGLWSGPRRREELVRQALTALHLFQRDVHYLVRGEKVQIIDEYTGRVMGDRSWEHGLHQMIELKEGCPVTPMNRPLARITYQRLFRRYLWLSGMTGTAQEVAGELWNVYRLATVTVPTNRPLQRRWMGERLFATADQKWEAVVERIRALREQGRPVLVGTRSVEASEILSQQLTNAQIEHVVLNARQDQEEAAVVAAAGESGRVTVATNMAGRGTDIKVLRSVAQAGGLHVIATERHEATRIDRQLYGRTGRQGDPGSYETVMSLDDELLVASRGRVIRWVASLLLKPGTPLQGCPTQWLVRLAQRSAERLHARMRRDLLQHEDQLESALAFSGRVE, from the coding sequence ATGTTTGATCCGGCGCGCGAACGCAGAGCATTACACAGTGCCTATCCGGAACGATCTGTCTCTCAGGAGGGTTGGTTCGACCGGCAAGGGGCTCGCCTGTTCAGCTCACTGCGGCGTCGGCACCGAGTGCGATTGTGCCGAAACACGACGATTGTCGAACAGGTGGCAGCGCAGGGCCACGAGCTCTCAAGGTTGTCGGACGAGCAACTCACTGAACGAGCGATGCAGGTGCGTCAGAGCTTGCGTCGGGATGGTCTTTCGGAGGAGCGGGTGTGCCGGTCCTTTGCCCTGATCCGGGAGGTGGCGCAGCGGACGCTTGGTCAACGGCACTACGACGTACAAATTCTCGGTGGCTGGGTCTTGCTGAACGGCTGCATCGCGGAAATGGCGACGGGAGAAGGCAAGACGCTCACCGCGACCTTGGCCGCAGCAACCATTGCGATGGCAGGGGTGCCGGTCCATGTGATCACGGTCAACGACTATCTGACGGGACGGGACGCCCGTGAGATGGCCCCTCTCTATGAGAGGCTCGGGCTCAGCGTCGGTGCTGTGATCCATGAGCTTGATCCGGTTGCGCGACGGAGTGCGTACGGTTGTGACGTGACGTACTGCTGCAATAAGGAACTGGCGTTCGACTATCTCCGGGACCGGTTGGTGGTCGGGCGGCAGCCGAATCGCATCCAACTTCAACTGGAGCGGCTCTACGGTGATGAGGCGAGGGTGCGGCAGTTGGTCTTACGGGGCTTGTGTTTCGGCATCGTCGATGAAGCCGACAGTGTATTGGTGGATGAAGCGCGGGTGCCCTTGATCATTTCCGGGGCCGGAGGCGAGGTGCCGGAGAAGATTATCTATCAGATGGCTCTGGATTTCGCTCGCGGTCTGGTGCGCGGGCAAGATTTCTCGTTGGACGGACGGGAGCGAACCATCAGGCTCACTTCAAGTGGTCGAACCACGCTCACCAATCGGGTGGTAGGGTTCACAGGCCTCTGGTCTGGACCGAGGCGGAGGGAAGAGCTGGTTCGGCAGGCGTTGACGGCGCTCCATTTGTTTCAGCGCGATGTGCACTACCTTGTGCGCGGTGAAAAGGTGCAGATCATCGATGAATATACGGGACGTGTCATGGGAGATCGGTCATGGGAACATGGGTTGCATCAAATGATCGAGTTGAAGGAAGGGTGCCCCGTGACGCCGATGAACCGGCCGCTGGCGCGCATCACCTATCAGCGATTGTTTCGACGCTATCTCTGGCTTTCCGGAATGACCGGGACTGCGCAGGAGGTAGCCGGTGAACTATGGAACGTCTATCGACTTGCGACCGTCACGGTTCCGACGAATCGCCCGCTTCAGCGCCGGTGGATGGGTGAGCGCCTGTTCGCCACGGCGGATCAGAAGTGGGAGGCGGTCGTGGAGCGGATCCGAGCGTTGCGGGAACAAGGACGTCCTGTTCTCGTCGGAACCAGGTCCGTGGAAGCCTCTGAGATCCTGAGTCAGCAACTCACAAATGCACAAATCGAGCATGTAGTGCTCAATGCGAGGCAAGATCAGGAAGAGGCCGCGGTCGTTGCCGCAGCCGGTGAGTCCGGACGAGTCACGGTGGCGACGAACATGGCGGGGCGCGGTACCGATATCAAAGTGCTTCGTTCCGTGGCTCAGGCCGGCGGGTTGCATGTGATCGCAACCGAACGGCACGAAGCCACACGTATCGATCGGCAGCTCTATGGGAGGACTGGTCGGCAAGGAGATCCCGGCAGTTACGAAACCGTGATGTCTCTGGATGATGAACTGTTGGTCGCTTCTCGGGGAAGGGTCATCCGGTGGGTTGCCTCACTGCTCCTGAAACCGGGGACCCCCCTGCAAGGATGCCCAACGCAATGGCTCGTGCGTCTGGCCCAGCGGTCGGCGGAACGGCTGCATGCCCGCATGCGCCGGGATTTGCTCCAGCATGAAGATCAACTCGAATCCGCGCTGGCGTTTTCTGGACGGGTGGAATGA
- a CDS encoding HlyD family efflux transporter periplasmic adaptor subunit: protein MSEALFSPSWYRVASLTPRLRGHAQLHRHRYRGQIWYVVQDLANERFHRFSPTAFSFIGLMDGTRSVQAIWEHCSTKLGDQAPTQPDVVQLLSQLHAADLLQCDIPPDTAELLARHDKQRQRKWQKRLMSVFAWQFPLVDPERFLQQFAPLVRPFFSWWGAILWGLIVAPAVVLGAAHWSDLSANLIDRVTAPQNLVLLWLLFPVIKALHEFGHAFAVKVFGGEVHDMGLMLLVLSPVPYVEASASSAFADKWQRVVVGAAGMIVELVLAAMAVYVWVSVEPGLVRTLAYNTIFIAGISTVLFNANPLLKFDGYYILADFLEIPNLRQRAHTYLGYLCERYLFGRDDASVPHATEGERAWFITYAVSSFIYRVVVVVAILLYLTDQLFVLGVIFAILTAGTWFVLPLGKGIHYLFTSPRIRRVRGRAVAVSLALVAGVIVLLTLLPVPFRTRAEGVVWIPDEAFVRVQIDGFVEQVVAVPGSTVRPGDLLVVCSDPAVHADVKMIEGQLHEIKSRVREQLVDNLVKAKMLEEEQRYIEERLARAKERQSELELRSRVAGTFILPKAEDLPGHFVKRGDVLAHIVDLKMMTVRTIVDQGDIDLIRHQTQAVEVRLSERLADPMRATISRLVPAASDELPSPALGSEGGGQVPLDPHDAKGHTALKKLFQIDLALPLQKGLLNVGGRVYVRFDHGRESLAIQWYRQGRQVFLARFNV from the coding sequence ATGTCTGAAGCGTTATTTAGTCCCTCCTGGTACCGTGTGGCGTCCCTGACCCCGCGGCTTCGCGGTCATGCCCAACTGCATCGGCATCGCTATCGCGGACAGATTTGGTATGTCGTGCAGGACCTGGCGAACGAGCGATTCCACCGGTTTTCTCCGACCGCGTTCTCCTTCATCGGCTTGATGGACGGCACGCGCTCAGTCCAGGCCATATGGGAGCATTGCTCGACCAAGCTTGGAGACCAGGCGCCGACTCAACCGGATGTGGTCCAACTGCTGAGTCAGCTCCATGCTGCGGACCTGTTGCAGTGCGACATTCCTCCGGACACTGCTGAGCTCTTGGCTCGCCATGACAAGCAGCGGCAGCGGAAGTGGCAGAAGCGATTGATGAGTGTCTTCGCCTGGCAGTTTCCCCTCGTTGATCCTGAACGGTTTCTGCAACAATTCGCCCCGCTTGTTCGCCCCTTCTTCTCCTGGTGGGGTGCTATCCTCTGGGGTCTGATCGTCGCCCCGGCTGTTGTACTTGGTGCCGCGCACTGGTCCGATCTCAGCGCGAATCTGATTGATCGTGTGACCGCGCCGCAGAATCTCGTGCTGTTGTGGCTGCTCTTTCCCGTGATCAAAGCCCTGCATGAATTCGGCCATGCCTTTGCCGTCAAGGTGTTCGGCGGCGAGGTGCATGACATGGGGCTCATGCTCCTGGTTCTCTCGCCGGTGCCCTATGTGGAGGCTTCCGCCTCGTCTGCGTTCGCCGATAAATGGCAGCGTGTCGTCGTCGGGGCCGCGGGGATGATCGTGGAATTGGTGCTGGCCGCGATGGCCGTGTATGTGTGGGTCAGCGTCGAACCAGGTCTCGTTCGAACCCTTGCCTACAACACCATCTTTATCGCCGGGATCTCCACGGTCCTCTTCAATGCCAATCCCTTACTGAAATTTGATGGGTATTACATCCTGGCGGACTTTCTGGAAATTCCGAATCTCCGTCAGCGTGCCCATACCTATCTCGGATATCTCTGTGAGCGATACCTGTTTGGGCGGGACGATGCGTCGGTGCCTCATGCGACCGAAGGCGAGCGGGCTTGGTTCATCACGTATGCCGTATCATCCTTCATCTATCGGGTGGTGGTCGTCGTCGCCATTCTTCTCTATCTCACGGATCAGTTATTTGTCCTGGGTGTCATCTTTGCGATCTTGACGGCCGGCACCTGGTTTGTGCTGCCCCTCGGGAAAGGTATCCATTATCTCTTCACCAGTCCCAGGATCAGACGGGTGCGCGGGCGAGCCGTGGCCGTCAGTCTGGCGCTGGTTGCCGGGGTGATAGTCCTGCTGACGCTTCTTCCGGTGCCGTTCCGGACCAGGGCGGAGGGCGTCGTCTGGATTCCGGATGAGGCGTTTGTGCGGGTGCAGATTGATGGGTTTGTTGAACAGGTGGTAGCGGTGCCTGGTTCAACGGTTCGCCCTGGCGATCTGCTCGTGGTCTGTTCAGACCCTGCGGTCCATGCAGATGTGAAGATGATCGAGGGGCAGCTGCACGAGATCAAATCGCGGGTGCGAGAGCAACTCGTCGACAACCTGGTGAAGGCAAAAATGTTGGAAGAGGAGCAGCGGTACATCGAAGAGCGTTTGGCTCGAGCGAAGGAGCGACAGTCGGAGCTTGAACTCAGAAGTCGGGTGGCAGGGACATTTATCCTTCCAAAGGCCGAGGATCTGCCCGGGCACTTTGTGAAGCGGGGTGATGTGCTAGCTCATATCGTGGACCTCAAGATGATGACCGTCCGCACGATTGTTGATCAAGGTGATATCGACTTGATTCGGCATCAGACCCAGGCCGTGGAAGTGCGACTGTCGGAGCGGTTGGCTGACCCGATGCGGGCGACAATCTCACGTCTGGTACCGGCAGCCAGCGACGAGCTGCCGAGTCCGGCCTTGGGCAGCGAGGGGGGAGGACAGGTGCCACTCGATCCACACGATGCGAAAGGACACACGGCGCTCAAAAAGCTCTTCCAGATCGATTTGGCGCTGCCGCTTCAGAAGGGTCTTCTCAACGTCGGCGGGAGGGTCTACGTCCGATTCGATCACGGACGCGAATCGTTAGCGATTCAATGGTATCGGCAGGGGCGTCAGGTGTTCCTGGCGCGTTTCAATGTTTGA
- a CDS encoding HlyD family efflux transporter periplasmic adaptor subunit, protein MNEQVSSQRARFNEEAETLVSTLTQADATQDDALWTAFAKATTVDAFCRSWLALQCRMIESVRAGMVLFGPADRGPFSPVAIWPEGLQHLTQLTHTAERTLAERRRLVVCGASAEDGTLNGSCEIGYPIEVGGSLHGAVVLEVASRSGSELQGLMRRLQWGAAWLELLFARETVALEKGTCKRIQAALDLVATAVGHDRFYASAMALVNALATTLSCDRVTLGFVKRGHACVAAVSHSAEFKAQTNVIRGLAEAMDEAIDQREAIVFPPPAEGAGVVMQAHAAFAKDHGSGALLCVPLEANGQVVGALLLERPADRLFDDQSVVLCRSVAALIGPVLEIHRRDDRWIGAKVWDALTRYVCDLLGLSHVAVKVTTATLAGLVLFCLLAEGDYRVSTKTVLEPVVQRTAAAPFNGYIREAPLRAGDVVRSGDVLCTLDDRELRLERVKSFSKLEEYRKEYHKAMAEREAAKVEIATAQMHQVESELALVDDQLAHTRVMAPFDGIVVSGDLSQSLGSPVEKGKVLFEIAPLDSYRVVLEVDERDIADVRVGQHGQLLLAAFPSDPVGVTVAKMTPLSTAKDGRNFFRVEAALDQPHDRLRPAMEGAGKIEIDRRSLIWIWTHQVVDWVRLTVWTWLP, encoded by the coding sequence ATGAACGAACAGGTCAGCTCACAGCGTGCGCGGTTCAATGAAGAAGCAGAGACATTGGTTTCGACGCTGACGCAGGCTGATGCAACCCAGGATGATGCACTCTGGACCGCCTTTGCCAAAGCGACAACCGTCGACGCCTTTTGCCGGAGCTGGCTGGCGCTGCAATGTCGCATGATCGAGAGTGTGCGGGCGGGCATGGTGCTCTTCGGTCCGGCTGATCGTGGTCCCTTCTCTCCCGTCGCGATCTGGCCCGAGGGGCTCCAGCATCTCACCCAGCTCACCCATACCGCTGAACGGACGTTGGCAGAACGGCGGCGTCTTGTTGTGTGTGGTGCGTCGGCTGAGGATGGGACACTGAACGGCTCCTGCGAAATCGGCTATCCCATCGAAGTCGGCGGTTCATTGCATGGCGCCGTCGTGCTGGAAGTCGCATCGAGATCCGGGTCGGAGCTGCAAGGGCTGATGCGGCGGCTGCAGTGGGGGGCTGCCTGGCTCGAACTGCTGTTTGCGCGGGAAACGGTGGCTCTTGAAAAAGGCACGTGTAAACGGATCCAAGCTGCTCTGGATTTGGTCGCTACCGCTGTTGGACATGACCGGTTTTACGCGTCGGCCATGGCCTTGGTGAATGCGCTGGCGACCACGCTCTCGTGTGATCGCGTCACGCTGGGTTTCGTGAAGCGCGGCCATGCTTGCGTGGCTGCGGTATCCCACAGTGCGGAATTCAAAGCACAGACCAATGTGATTCGTGGGTTGGCCGAGGCCATGGATGAAGCGATTGATCAACGCGAAGCGATCGTTTTTCCCCCGCCGGCGGAAGGGGCCGGAGTTGTGATGCAGGCCCATGCGGCGTTTGCCAAAGACCATGGGAGTGGAGCGTTGCTGTGCGTGCCGCTGGAAGCGAACGGGCAGGTTGTCGGTGCCCTCTTGCTGGAACGGCCGGCGGACCGACTGTTCGACGACCAGAGTGTGGTGCTCTGCCGGTCGGTCGCGGCACTGATCGGTCCGGTGCTGGAGATCCATCGTCGCGACGATCGTTGGATCGGGGCCAAAGTTTGGGATGCGCTCACTCGCTATGTTTGTGACCTGCTGGGCCTCAGTCATGTGGCGGTGAAGGTGACGACCGCGACTCTCGCGGGCCTCGTGCTCTTCTGTCTCCTGGCGGAGGGCGACTATCGCGTCTCGACCAAGACGGTCTTGGAGCCGGTCGTTCAACGGACGGCTGCAGCGCCGTTCAACGGTTATATTCGAGAGGCCCCTCTTCGCGCCGGTGATGTGGTGCGTTCCGGCGATGTTCTGTGTACGCTGGATGACCGAGAATTGCGGCTCGAACGAGTGAAGTCTTTCAGCAAACTTGAAGAGTATCGCAAGGAGTATCACAAGGCGATGGCCGAGCGGGAGGCCGCCAAGGTTGAGATTGCCACCGCGCAGATGCATCAGGTGGAGTCGGAACTGGCCCTCGTCGATGATCAACTTGCACACACGCGCGTGATGGCGCCGTTCGATGGGATCGTCGTCAGCGGCGACCTGAGCCAGTCACTGGGTTCACCGGTTGAAAAGGGCAAGGTGCTGTTCGAGATCGCCCCGCTCGACAGCTACCGGGTGGTGCTGGAAGTCGACGAGCGTGACATCGCGGACGTGCGGGTTGGCCAGCACGGACAGCTGTTGCTCGCGGCCTTTCCGTCTGACCCGGTGGGGGTTACGGTTGCCAAGATGACGCCCCTGTCGACGGCAAAGGATGGGCGCAACTTCTTCCGTGTGGAAGCGGCGCTCGATCAGCCGCATGACCGGCTGCGTCCGGCGATGGAAGGCGCAGGGAAGATCGAGATCGATCGGCGTTCGTTGATCTGGATCTGGACGCATCAGGTTGTGGATTGGGTCCGACTGACTGTCTGGACATGGTTGCCGTAA